A portion of the Methanobacterium aggregans genome contains these proteins:
- a CDS encoding hydroxymethylglutaryl-CoA synthase, producing the protein MSGIVGYGVYIPSYRIKVEEIAKVWGDDPKAISRGLVVNEKSVPAPDEDTATISVEAARNSLKRAMIDPKKIGAVYVGSESHPYAVKPTATIVAEAIEATPELTAADLEFACKAGTAGMQAAMGLVDSGIVEYGLAIGADTAQGAPGDALEYTASAGGAAYIIGKENTVADFEGTYSFTTDTPDFYRREGRPYPKHGGRFTGEPAYFKHVLSGAKGLFNKMGTEASDYDHVIFHQPNGKFYIRAARKLGFNEEQYKTGLLTPVIGNTYSGATPLGLAAVLDIAKPGDRVMAVSYGSGAGSDAFSITVNDRIEEVREKAPKVGELVANKNYVDYAVYAKFKGKIRMS; encoded by the coding sequence ATGTCAGGAATTGTAGGATATGGAGTTTACATACCTTCATACAGGATAAAAGTTGAAGAAATAGCAAAGGTCTGGGGAGATGATCCCAAGGCAATTTCAAGAGGACTCGTTGTTAACGAAAAATCAGTGCCAGCTCCAGATGAAGACACAGCAACAATATCTGTGGAAGCAGCACGTAACTCACTTAAAAGGGCAATGATAGACCCTAAAAAGATTGGAGCAGTCTACGTTGGATCAGAATCACATCCCTACGCTGTTAAACCAACCGCAACAATCGTTGCAGAGGCAATTGAAGCCACGCCAGAACTAACTGCAGCAGACCTGGAATTTGCATGTAAAGCAGGTACAGCAGGAATGCAGGCAGCTATGGGACTTGTGGATTCAGGCATAGTTGAGTACGGCCTTGCAATCGGTGCAGACACAGCCCAGGGAGCTCCAGGGGATGCTCTTGAATACACAGCATCTGCAGGTGGAGCAGCATACATCATAGGAAAGGAAAACACTGTTGCAGACTTTGAAGGAACCTACAGTTTCACAACAGACACACCAGACTTCTACAGGCGTGAGGGAAGACCTTATCCTAAACACGGTGGAAGGTTCACAGGAGAACCAGCCTACTTCAAACACGTTCTATCAGGAGCAAAGGGCCTCTTCAATAAAATGGGAACAGAAGCCTCTGACTACGACCATGTGATATTCCACCAGCCCAACGGAAAATTCTACATCAGAGCAGCCAGAAAACTGGGATTCAACGAAGAACAGTACAAAACAGGACTCTTAACACCAGTCATAGGTAACACCTACTCTGGAGCAACACCACTGGGCCTTGCAGCAGTTCTGGACATTGCCAAACCAGGTGACAGGGTGATGGCAGTTTCATACGGTTCAGGTGCTGGAAGTGATGCATTCAGTATCACTGTCAACGACAGAATTGAAGAAGTAAGAGAAAAAGCTCCAAAGGTAGGGGAACTTGTTGCAAACAAGAACTACGTTGATTACGCAGTTTACGCTAAATTTAAGGGTAAAATAAGGATGTCCTAA
- a CDS encoding 5-formyltetrahydrofolate cyclo-ligase, with protein MELKTKDEMRNGIWKILGSMEESQSRKRLYGRIPDFPGSKKAAKLLRSTDEWSNANVIFSSPDTAQSLVREYALLDKKILLMASPNLEHGYLLINPKSAEGNEKIASTKEGAFKFGEEIEEFPRVDMVVEGSVAVDLEGGRLGKGKGYGDREISHLFSEKAIDNMTPIVTTVHEVQIVDKVPEEVHDRQINMVVTPEMIIRI; from the coding sequence ATGGAGTTAAAAACTAAAGATGAAATGAGGAATGGGATATGGAAAATTTTAGGAAGTATGGAAGAATCCCAATCCCGGAAAAGGTTGTATGGAAGAATTCCGGACTTTCCAGGGTCTAAAAAGGCTGCAAAACTTCTCAGAAGCACCGATGAATGGAGTAATGCGAATGTGATATTTTCAAGCCCTGATACAGCCCAGAGCTTGGTTCGTGAATATGCACTTCTTGATAAGAAGATATTACTAATGGCATCCCCTAACCTGGAGCATGGATACCTTCTCATTAACCCCAAAAGTGCAGAGGGGAATGAAAAAATAGCTTCAACCAAGGAGGGTGCATTTAAATTTGGTGAAGAAATTGAAGAATTTCCAAGGGTTGACATGGTTGTTGAAGGATCCGTAGCTGTTGATCTGGAGGGAGGTCGGCTTGGAAAGGGAAAAGGATACGGTGATAGGGAAATATCCCATCTTTTCAGTGAAAAAGCCATAGATAATATGACTCCAATTGTAACAACCGTCCATGAGGTTCAGATCGTTGATAAAGTTCCAGAGGAAGTTCATGACAGACAGATAAATATGGTGGTAACACCAGAAATGATCATTAGGATTTAA
- a CDS encoding DUF2769 domain-containing protein, whose product MDKFEAKLKEVIEMSEEDRNQTIKDLKDMCICGTCSTYNECSKNALEGLYCVLGKSQECITEFKGCECPNCELAQSLDVGKIFNIYCLKGNEMEQREKLHDLDVITGGE is encoded by the coding sequence ATGGATAAGTTTGAAGCCAAACTTAAAGAAGTAATTGAAATGTCTGAAGAAGACCGTAACCAGACTATAAAAGACTTAAAAGACATGTGTATTTGTGGAACATGCTCAACCTACAATGAATGTTCTAAAAATGCCCTGGAAGGTCTTTACTGTGTCCTTGGTAAAAGTCAGGAATGCATAACTGAGTTTAAGGGATGTGAATGTCCAAACTGTGAACTTGCCCAGTCACTTGATGTGGGTAAAATATTCAACATCTACTGTTTAAAGGGCAATGAAATGGAACAGAGGGAAAAACTCCATGATCTGGACGTGATAACAGGTGGAGAATAG
- a CDS encoding ferritin-like domain-containing protein: MEKKQIIALLNEDFVRELEASMIYTQNSFLMDECDPSRVTEAIAVDEMRHMWWLADLITKRGGKPTMEHRELDFGEENLQSQLKRQIKLESDGIKTYTHQIEIIDDEEVVGVLKHILDEEKRHRKEFRERLEGIGK, translated from the coding sequence TTGGAGAAAAAACAGATCATAGCTCTTTTAAATGAAGATTTTGTAAGGGAACTTGAGGCTTCAATGATATACACTCAGAACTCTTTTTTAATGGATGAATGTGATCCAAGCAGGGTGACAGAGGCCATAGCAGTTGATGAAATGCGTCACATGTGGTGGCTTGCAGACCTCATAACCAAAAGGGGTGGGAAACCTACAATGGAACATAGGGAACTTGATTTTGGGGAGGAAAACCTCCAGAGTCAGTTGAAACGTCAGATAAAACTTGAATCTGATGGAATAAAAACTTACACCCACCAAATTGAAATAATAGATGATGAAGAAGTTGTTGGTGTCTTGAAACATATTCTGGATGAGGAAAAACGTCACAGGAAGGAGTTCCGGGAAAGGCTTGAGGGAATTGGAAAATAG
- a CDS encoding PaaI family thioesterase, translating into MLDEDLKRFFKRDRFAEFLGIELLEAGEGYARSRMEIGNDHFNGIGTVHGGAIFTLADFTFAVASNSHGKVSVAINADVSFMNAARGGALTAEAREISRNHKLGSYTVEIRDDTGELVAIFQGLAYIKKKEIEFSK; encoded by the coding sequence GTGTTGGACGAAGATTTAAAACGATTTTTTAAAAGGGACAGGTTTGCAGAATTTCTGGGTATAGAACTTCTTGAAGCAGGTGAGGGATATGCAAGATCCAGGATGGAGATAGGTAATGACCATTTCAATGGCATAGGAACTGTGCATGGAGGGGCAATATTCACACTTGCAGATTTCACCTTCGCAGTTGCATCAAACTCTCATGGTAAGGTTTCTGTGGCAATAAATGCCGATGTATCCTTCATGAATGCAGCGAGGGGTGGTGCGTTAACTGCAGAGGCCAGGGAAATATCCAGAAACCACAAACTTGGAAGCTACACAGTTGAGATAAGGGATGATACAGGGGAACTGGTTGCAATATTTCAGGGCCTTGCCTACATAAAAAAGAAGGAAATTGAATTTTCCAAATGA
- the msrA gene encoding peptide-methionine (S)-S-oxide reductase MsrA, with protein sequence MTDEKLGEGKFQRATFAAGCFWGVEQTFRQIEGVVDTEVGYTGGEFEKPTYNDVCSGQTGHAESVEVIYNPELISYPELLDVFWKTHDPTTLNRQGPDVGEQYRSVIFYHNPEQKEAAINSKKELESSGRYRNPVVTQILPAEKFWTAEEYHQRYLEKRGRRFCGL encoded by the coding sequence ATGACAGATGAAAAACTTGGAGAAGGTAAATTTCAGAGGGCAACCTTTGCAGCAGGATGTTTTTGGGGAGTTGAACAGACATTCAGACAGATTGAAGGTGTGGTTGATACTGAAGTTGGTTATACTGGTGGTGAATTTGAAAAACCCACATACAATGATGTTTGTTCAGGACAAACAGGTCATGCTGAATCAGTTGAAGTTATCTACAACCCCGAGCTCATCTCATACCCTGAGCTTCTTGATGTTTTCTGGAAAACCCACGACCCCACAACACTCAACCGTCAGGGCCCTGATGTAGGTGAACAGTACCGTTCTGTGATATTTTATCACAACCCAGAGCAGAAGGAAGCTGCAATAAATTCAAAGAAAGAATTAGAAAGTTCCGGTCGTTACAGGAATCCTGTAGTAACCCAGATCCTGCCTGCAGAGAAATTTTGGACAGCTGAGGAGTACCATCAAAGATACCTTGAAAAAAGGGGAAGAAGATTCTGCGGTCTTTAA
- a CDS encoding amino acid permease, with protein sequence MTRKIFWKKPISSLLDASSGDQGLKRVLGSGGLLLMGIGAIIGAGIFILTGIASANYSGPALILSFMIAGAACLFTALCYAEFATMVPVAGSAYTYSYVTLGEIWAWIIGWDLILEYLVIVAAVSVGWSSYLVNIFMKLGLTLPSSLINPIGINGGIINLPAVLIIAVITGLLVRGARESSNFNAVIVTVKVAVILIFLMIGVNYINPANYHPFMPYGWSGVFKGAAIIFFAYIGFDAITTAAEEVKKPQRTIPIAIVGSLIISSMLYIAVAAVLNGMVPYLDFKTTAAPVAYALGRVGIHWADIIVSVGALCGITSVLLVNMFGQTRIFFAMSRDGLLPERFSKVHKNFKTPINGIILVGVVASVLAAFLPLNDIVELVNIGTLAAFTLVSAAVIVLRRQRPDIERPFKCPLVPVVPAAAIVFCIFLITQLPTVTHLRFVVWLSIGLTVYYFYGKRKSKLTANHSS encoded by the coding sequence ATGACTCGGAAGATATTCTGGAAAAAACCCATAAGCAGTCTTTTAGATGCAAGTTCTGGTGACCAAGGCCTTAAAAGAGTACTTGGATCTGGAGGTCTGCTTTTAATGGGAATAGGTGCTATCATAGGTGCGGGAATATTCATATTAACGGGCATAGCATCTGCAAATTATTCTGGCCCTGCACTTATCCTGTCCTTCATGATAGCAGGTGCAGCATGCCTTTTCACAGCACTATGCTACGCTGAATTTGCAACCATGGTTCCAGTTGCAGGAAGTGCCTACACCTACAGCTACGTGACCTTAGGTGAGATATGGGCATGGATCATTGGCTGGGATCTTATACTTGAATACCTGGTTATAGTTGCAGCCGTGTCAGTTGGGTGGTCCAGTTACTTAGTCAACATATTCATGAAACTGGGATTAACCCTTCCTTCCTCTTTAATAAATCCCATTGGAATTAATGGGGGAATTATAAACCTCCCCGCTGTTTTGATCATAGCAGTAATAACAGGACTGCTTGTGAGGGGTGCCAGGGAAAGTTCAAACTTCAATGCAGTGATCGTCACAGTAAAAGTTGCAGTTATACTCATCTTCCTAATGATAGGAGTGAACTACATAAACCCTGCCAACTACCATCCATTCATGCCCTACGGTTGGAGTGGAGTGTTCAAGGGTGCTGCAATAATATTCTTCGCTTACATTGGTTTTGATGCAATCACAACTGCAGCTGAAGAGGTTAAAAAACCCCAGAGAACTATTCCAATAGCAATTGTAGGTTCACTTATAATCAGTTCAATGTTGTACATCGCAGTTGCAGCTGTTTTAAATGGAATGGTCCCATACCTTGACTTCAAAACAACTGCTGCTCCTGTGGCATACGCACTTGGACGGGTGGGAATACACTGGGCAGATATAATAGTATCGGTAGGTGCACTCTGCGGTATAACATCTGTACTCCTTGTTAACATGTTCGGACAGACTAGAATATTCTTCGCAATGTCACGGGATGGATTGCTACCTGAAAGATTCTCTAAAGTTCATAAAAACTTTAAAACACCCATAAATGGCATAATACTTGTAGGTGTGGTGGCATCAGTGCTTGCGGCATTTCTACCACTGAACGACATAGTTGAGCTCGTGAACATAGGAACCCTTGCAGCATTTACCCTAGTTTCAGCTGCAGTTATAGTTTTAAGAAGGCAGAGGCCTGATATTGAACGGCCATTTAAGTGCCCCCTTGTACCTGTGGTACCTGCAGCTGCAATAGTATTCTGCATATTTTTAATAACACAGCTTCCAACTGTAACCCACCTCAGATTTGTAGTATGGCTTTCAATTGGATTAACTGTTTATTACTTCTATGGAAAACGTAAGAGTAAACTTACAGCAAATCACAGTTCTTGA
- a CDS encoding PAS domain S-box protein has protein sequence MVKERILLVFKEKPLLIKLWHVLESLGYETIYGSSFGKEALNKAMESHSDLIFIENPPEEDSLYLETVELLKTLKIPVITVLNPEYEKPFQNFRDNYLYPLRTLDLNEVRCSVEMAIHTSKIEKKLRKKEKRFKTLYREAPLAYQSLNQEGFIIEVNLEWLEKLGYDREEVLGHWFGDFLTPESREHFRTNFPRFKAAGKISGVTFVMLCRDGSRLNVSFTGRISYDKDGNFKQTHCIFQDITEQLKIEKALKESKNYYKAIFENRGAATIIVEEDDRISLVNSAFEKLCGYSRDEVECKMTWQQFVSDKDIDLMKEYRRLRLADQGSVPKSYEFELVDRDNHVKNIFLTVSVVPGTSKSLFSLMNITKLKDTENELKNSIKEKDLLLKEVHHRVKNNMQIISSLLNLQSNYLQDDKIRTLFQESQNRIRSMAMVHEKLYKSESMSKIDFKQYMSDLVDSLSYNHRINPDNIKKKMEPVLFDVETAIPCGLIINELVTNTFKHAFPDEKMGEVTVELYKNNDTVFLKVADNGIGFPEDIDFKNTKSLGLKLVNSLVMQLDGKIELDRTKGTVFTVSFPKSDEDECNP, from the coding sequence ATGGTCAAAGAAAGAATACTGCTGGTTTTCAAAGAAAAGCCCCTTTTAATTAAGCTTTGGCATGTTTTAGAGTCTTTAGGTTATGAAACCATTTACGGATCCAGTTTTGGGAAGGAAGCCCTCAACAAAGCCATGGAATCTCATTCGGATCTAATTTTCATTGAAAATCCTCCAGAAGAAGATTCTCTTTATCTTGAAACAGTTGAACTGCTTAAAACCTTGAAAATCCCCGTGATAACTGTTTTAAATCCAGAATATGAGAAACCTTTCCAGAACTTTAGAGACAATTACCTGTACCCCTTGAGAACACTGGATTTAAATGAAGTCCGATGTTCCGTGGAAATGGCCATTCATACCTCTAAAATAGAAAAAAAACTCAGAAAAAAGGAGAAAAGATTCAAAACATTATACAGGGAGGCACCCCTTGCATATCAATCCCTGAATCAGGAAGGATTTATAATAGAAGTTAACCTGGAATGGCTTGAGAAGTTAGGGTATGATCGTGAGGAGGTTTTAGGTCACTGGTTTGGAGATTTTCTAACACCAGAATCCAGGGAACACTTTAGAACTAACTTTCCACGTTTCAAGGCAGCAGGAAAAATTTCTGGAGTAACATTTGTGATGTTATGCAGAGATGGATCCAGATTGAATGTTTCATTCACAGGAAGGATCAGCTATGATAAAGATGGAAACTTCAAACAAACTCACTGTATATTCCAGGATATAACAGAACAGTTAAAAATAGAAAAAGCTCTTAAAGAATCTAAAAATTATTACAAAGCAATATTTGAGAATAGGGGTGCTGCAACCATCATAGTTGAGGAAGATGACAGAATTTCCCTTGTAAACAGTGCCTTTGAAAAGCTCTGTGGTTACTCCAGGGATGAAGTTGAGTGCAAAATGACTTGGCAACAGTTCGTTTCAGATAAAGACATAGATCTTATGAAGGAGTATCGCAGATTACGGCTTGCAGATCAAGGTTCAGTTCCAAAGAGCTATGAATTTGAATTGGTTGATAGGGATAACCATGTTAAAAATATTTTCCTAACTGTTTCAGTGGTACCTGGAACAAGTAAAAGTTTGTTCTCCCTCATGAACATCACGAAGTTGAAAGATACTGAAAATGAACTTAAAAATTCCATCAAAGAGAAGGATTTGCTCTTGAAGGAGGTTCATCACCGTGTTAAAAACAACATGCAGATCATCTCAAGTCTTCTGAACCTTCAGTCCAATTACCTCCAGGATGATAAGATAAGAACACTCTTTCAGGAAAGTCAGAACCGCATTAGATCCATGGCCATGGTTCATGAAAAACTCTACAAATCTGAAAGCATGTCAAAAATAGATTTTAAACAGTACATGTCAGATTTAGTAGACAGTCTCTCCTACAATCACAGGATAAACCCTGATAATATTAAGAAAAAAATGGAACCTGTTCTTTTTGATGTGGAAACAGCAATTCCATGTGGCTTGATTATAAATGAACTGGTTACAAACACTTTCAAACATGCATTTCCAGATGAAAAAATGGGCGAAGTTACAGTTGAACTCTACAAAAATAATGATACTGTGTTTCTGAAAGTTGCAGATAATGGAATCGGGTTTCCTGAAGATATAGACTTTAAAAACACAAAATCACTGGGTTTAAAGCTTGTGAACAGTTTGGTGATGCAATTAGATGGTAAAATTGAACTTGATAGAACCAAAGGAACTGTATTTACAGTATCTTTCCCTAAATCAGATGAAGATGAATGTAACCCTTGA
- the polX gene encoding DNA polymerase/3'-5' exonuclease PolX has protein sequence MKNRTVAEILNKTADLLEMDGTNFRTKAYRRAAHTVEFLPEDIKSVKDEGKLEELPGIGKNIAKKIEEIIDTGGLEYYEDLKAMFPVDFEELMSVEGVGPKKIKLFYDTLGVRNLKDLEDAARRHKIRRLKGMGPKTELLILKNIQFARTDTGRKLLGQILPLGKSLKEKINGLDTVFKVEIAGSIRRRKETVGDIDLLVVADDSMDVMDKFTEMRGVEEIISKGPLKSTVRLEDGFEVDLRVFREESFGSALVYFTGSKETNVELRKIAISKGLKLNEYGVYRDETMIAGKTEEEVFRALGMDCPEPELRENQGEVEAALTGKLPDLVDYHGIKGDLHLHTNWSDGNSKIDEMVLKSVGMGYEYMAVTDHFRSIWIDNGVDEKDLKKQLLELKAINRELEDTGVDMCVFSGVEVDIDDKGNLNLDREVLEEMDIVVAALHSGLRQDKNELTDRIVNAMYNEYVDIIAHPTGRKILEKTGYKLEFERIVQASLDTNTFLEVNSDPDRLDLNDVMIREAIAQGCKLVINSNSHSLEEMDHMELGVATARQGWAESKDITNTLPLKTFKKMLNLN, from the coding sequence ATGAAGAACAGAACTGTTGCCGAGATATTGAATAAAACTGCAGATCTTCTGGAAATGGATGGCACCAATTTCCGGACAAAAGCCTACAGAAGAGCTGCACATACAGTTGAATTCCTTCCAGAGGATATAAAATCTGTCAAAGATGAGGGAAAGCTTGAAGAACTTCCTGGAATTGGAAAAAACATAGCCAAAAAGATTGAGGAAATAATAGATACTGGTGGTCTGGAGTACTACGAAGATCTTAAAGCCATGTTTCCAGTTGATTTTGAGGAACTCATGTCTGTTGAGGGAGTTGGTCCGAAAAAAATAAAACTTTTTTATGACACCTTGGGTGTTAGAAACCTGAAAGATCTTGAAGATGCCGCCAGAAGGCATAAAATTCGAAGATTGAAGGGCATGGGGCCAAAAACTGAACTTCTTATTTTAAAAAATATCCAGTTTGCAAGGACAGATACCGGACGAAAACTCCTGGGCCAAATACTGCCCCTTGGAAAATCTCTTAAAGAAAAAATTAATGGATTGGACACTGTTTTCAAGGTTGAGATTGCAGGATCCATCCGAAGAAGAAAAGAAACAGTGGGAGATATAGATCTGCTAGTTGTAGCAGATGATAGTATGGATGTTATGGATAAATTCACTGAAATGAGGGGTGTTGAAGAGATAATATCTAAAGGTCCTCTGAAGTCTACTGTGAGACTTGAAGATGGTTTTGAAGTTGATCTCAGAGTTTTCAGGGAAGAATCCTTTGGATCTGCCCTTGTTTATTTTACAGGTTCCAAGGAAACCAATGTGGAACTTCGAAAAATTGCGATTTCAAAGGGACTTAAACTCAATGAATATGGGGTTTACAGGGATGAAACCATGATTGCAGGGAAAACTGAGGAGGAAGTTTTCAGGGCATTGGGTATGGACTGTCCTGAACCTGAACTTCGTGAGAACCAGGGTGAAGTAGAAGCTGCACTTACAGGGAAACTTCCAGATCTTGTGGACTACCATGGGATCAAAGGAGACCTGCATCTGCACACAAATTGGAGTGATGGAAACTCTAAAATTGATGAAATGGTATTAAAATCTGTGGGTATGGGTTATGAGTACATGGCTGTAACAGACCATTTCAGGAGTATCTGGATTGATAATGGGGTGGATGAAAAGGATTTAAAAAAACAGTTACTGGAACTAAAAGCCATAAACCGGGAACTTGAAGACACTGGGGTGGATATGTGTGTTTTCAGTGGTGTTGAGGTTGATATTGATGATAAGGGAAATCTAAACCTTGACAGGGAAGTTCTTGAAGAGATGGATATTGTTGTGGCTGCCCTTCACTCTGGTTTAAGACAGGATAAAAATGAATTAACAGATAGAATTGTGAATGCCATGTACAATGAATATGTTGACATAATAGCCCATCCCACAGGACGTAAGATCCTTGAAAAAACTGGTTACAAGCTGGAATTTGAAAGGATAGTTCAAGCATCCCTTGATACAAACACATTTCTTGAGGTGAACTCAGATCCAGACAGGCTGGATTTGAATGATGTCATGATCAGGGAGGCCATTGCCCAGGGATGTAAACTTGTGATAAACAGCAACTCCCACAGTTTGGAAGAGATGGATCATATGGAATTAGGAGTGGCCACTGCAAGGCAAGGCTGGGCAGAATCAAAGGATATTACCAATACCTTACCCTTAAAAACTTTTAAAAAAATGTTAAATTTGAATTGA